The genomic window CCAAGCCAATGTGTTGCTAGCGCAAGAACTAGGAAGTAAAAAAGGTAAAGCGTTTGACGAATCGTTTAAACTGCTTAAGCCTGCCGAAATTAAAGCGCATTTGGATCAGTATGTAATTGGACAATATGATGCTAAAAAAGTGCTTTCTGTAGCGGTGTATAACCATTACAAACGTTTAAGCCAGAAGATAGACAAAGATGAAGTAGAGATTGAAAAATCTAACATTATGTTGGTTGGCGAAACAGGTACTGGTAAAACACTTTTGGCTAAAACCATTGCTAAAATACTTCACGTACCATTTTGTATTGTTGATGCTACAGTTTTAACTGAAGCTGGTTACGTAGGCGAGGATGTAGAAAGTATTTTAACCCGCTTGTTACAAGCTGCTGATTATGATGTGGCTTCGGCAGAGCGTGGCATTGTTTATATTGATGAAGTAGATAAAGTTGCTCGTAAAAGCGACAATCCATCGATAACCAGGGACGTAAGTGGCGAAGGTGTGCAGCAAGCTTTATTAAAAATTTTGGAAGGAACCATTGTTAACGTACCACCTCAGGGCGGTAGGAAACATCCAGACCAGAAAATGATTGCGGTAAACACCAATAACATTCTTTTTATATGCGGTGGCGCTTTTGATGGTATAGAAAGAAAAATTGCTAACAGATTGCGTACCCAGGCCGTAGGTTACAAAGTGAAGAAAGAGGAAGCCGATATCGATTTTAAGAACTTGTATAAGTACATTACGCCGCAAGATCTAAAATCTTTTGGTCTAATTCCAGAACTAATTGGACGTATTCCGGTACTAACGCATTTGGTGCCTTTAGATAAAGCCGCATTGCGTAATATCTTAACAGAACCTAAAAATTCGTTAACAAAGCAATATGTGAAGCTTTTCAATTATGAAAATGTAAAGCTCAAGTTTGATGACGAAGTATTGGAATTTATTGTAGATAAAGCGATGGAATTTAAACTTGGGGCAAGGGGATTAAGATCTATTTGCGAATCGATAATGCTGGATGCCATGTATGACACCCCATCTGAAACAGATGTAAAAGAGTTGGAGATTACACTAGCTTATGCTAAAGAAAAGTTTGAGAAATCTGATTTCAAAAAACTTAAAGCAGCTTAAAATATAAAATCCCGACTTGTTCGGGATTTTTTTAACCTGTTGGTTTTGTAGTTGATGGCACATAGTTTATAGTCATTGACCATTAACTATGAACTATGAACAAAAATTTATAAATTTAAAAAAAGGAGAAAATGTATGAATGAAGAAAAAGATGTAAAAAAAGATGAAGAAATCGTAAAGAAAGCGAAAAGAGTTAAAGAGGTTGAAACACCAGTAAGAAAGGGTTTAAAAACCAAAGAAGATATTGTGAAAAACTGGCTGCCCCGTTACACAGGTAGGCCATTGGATGAATTCGGTCAGTATATTTTGCTAACCAATTTCAGTAAGTACGTATCGCTGTTTTCTGAATGGAATGACAATGCACCTATTTACGGCTTAGACAAACCAATGCAGAGTGTAACCGCCAACGGTATTACCATTATCAATTTTGGTATGGGTAGCCCGCTTGCAGCTACCATGATGGATTTGCTAACTGCTATTCAGCCTAAAGCGGTATTGTTTTTGGGAAAATGTGGTGGTTTAAAGAAGAAAAACCAAATTGGCGACTTGATCCTTCCTATTGCCGCAATTAGGGGAGAAGGAACGTCTAATGATTACTTACCTGCCGAAGTACCAGCTTTACCTGCCTTTGCTTTACAAAAAGCTATTTCTACAACTATTAGAGATCACTCTAGAGATTACTGGACTGGTACTTGTTATACCACCAACCGTAGGGTTTGGGAGCACGATAAAGAATTTAAAAAGTATCTAAAAAGCTTGCGTGCCATGGCAGTAGACATGGAAACAGCTACGGTTTTTACCACTGGCTTTGCTAACAAAATTCCTACTGGAGCTTTGTTGTTAGTTTCAGACCAGCCAATGATACCCGAAGGAGTAAAAACAACCGAAAGTGATAGCTCGGTAACAGCTAACTATGTAGAAACACACCTAAGAATAGGTATTGATTCGTTGAAACAATTGATCAACGGAGGTTTAACCGTTAAACACCTTCAGTTTTAATCGGCCCATTTGCATTTTGCAACACATGTTCCTAGTTAGACTCTCGCCCCTTTAGGGGAGAGATGTCCAAAGGACAGAGAGGGGTTCAATCCATCCCACTTTTTGGGTAATCAAATAACACTAAATTTCCTGTGTTGCTGCTAATCAATTTCCATTCATCAAAAGGAAATTCGATTACTACTGCGCTACAAGTTGGCATGTTGGCTATCTGTCCGTCGGTTAAGTAATTTACCAGGTTAGTTAAGCCAGGGTTGTGGCCAAATAAGGCAATGCTATTGAAATCATCATTAAATCTGTTGATGACTTGTAATAGCGTTTTAGTATCTGCTTCATATATAGAAGGGTTGGTGCTTAATTGTTCGGCTTTTAGCTGCCAGCCAGTAGCAAAATATTTTGCAGTAGTTAAGGCTCGTAAAGCAGGGCTACTTACCATCACATCTGGTTTAAGGCCTTTAGCTACAAAGCGTGCTACCATTTCTGGTGCGTTGTGATGGCCTCTTTTGTTCAAAGGTCTATCAAAATCTTTGAGGCTAAAATCTCCCCAATCAGATTTGGCATGTCTAATTACGAAAAGTTGTTTCATTAACTACGGTTTCTTGCTGGCAAAAAAATCAGTTATTTCTGTTAAAGAAAATGCATTTAAACACTTTTCGGCAGTTAAACCACCTTTTCGTGCAACCATAACCCCATAACGCATATCTAAAAAGCCTTCTTTACGGTGCGCATCTGGATTAATGGCAAGTAGCACGCCTTTTTCTAACGCATAGCGATGCCAGCGCCAATCTAAATCTAAACGCAATGGATTAGCATTGATTTCGATGACTACGCCATTAGCCGCACAGGCATCAATCACTTTTTTGTAATCAATCTCGTAACCTTTTCTGCTTAACAACAACCTTCCCGTTGGGTGGCCTAAAATGGTAGTATAAGGGTTTTCGATGGCTTTCAGTAGACGTTCGGTGGCTTTTTCTTCCGTCATTTTTAGCTGAGTGTGAACAGAAGCTACCACAAAATCGAAAGTTTTTAAAATGTCGTCACTGTAATCGAGAGATCCGTCGTACAAAATGTCGCTTTCTATGCCTTTAAAAATTTTGAAAGGTGCTAGTTTTTGGTTCAACTCGTTAATTTGTTGATGTTGGGCATACACTCTTTGTTCATTTAGGCCATTGGCATAAAACGCAGATTTAGAGTGATCGCACATACCTAAATAATCTAATTTCAACACATCACGGCAGTATAAGGCCATTTCTTCTAAAGTATGTACGCCATCGCTCCAATCAGAGTGATTGTGCAAACTTCCCTTTAAATCACTATCCGTAATAAGTATCGGTAATTGATGTTCTTTTGCCAGCTGTACTTCATTTAAGCCTTCACGTAATTCGGGAGCAATGAAATCTAAACCTGCTTTAGCATAAATTTCTTCTTCGTTTTTGAAAGGATGATCTCCTGCCAAAGCAAGAACTTGATCAACATGTGTTTCGCTACCAGTTAATCTAAAATAATCTAAGTAGAAATTAATTTTTGGAACAATAAACAGTTTGATATTTAAACCATTTTCTAGTTGGGTGCTAAAAATATTTGGACTTGCTTCTACAAATCCAAGTTCTAAATTAATCAGTTCTGTTGCAATAATGTCTGGAGTTTCAGGTCCTACTACCAAAACAACTTCTTCAATTATTTCACATAATCTACGGTACTCGCCCGCAACTGCAAATAAGCATTCGTGGTCTATTTGCGTTAACCAAACGGATAGCTTTTCGTGTAGGTCGTTAACAATTGGCTCTGCTTGGGCGTATAAAAATTTGCCACTAGCAGCCATTTTAAACTCAATTACTTTTTTAATTTCTTCTTGAGTTTTTAAACCAAAGCCTTTCGCTTCGATTAAGCGGTTTTCGTTACAAGCATAATAGAGTTCGCCAATACTCTCAATGTGCAGGTCGTTCCAAATGATACCGATTTTTTTAGGTCCGATACCTTTAATCGCTAACATTTCTACAATGCCTGGAGGCGTTTGGCTCAATAAAGTTTCTAGCTCTACAATAGTTCCAGTTTCTAACAGCTCAACAACTTTAGCGGCAATGCTTTTGCCAACGCCATCTATTTTGTCAATTTCGCTAATGGGTTTACTCGAAATAGCGAAAGGTAATTTATCTATTTTAAATGCCGCGTTAGCTACAGATTTTATCTTAAACGGATTTTCGTTATGAAGTTCCATTAACTGAGATAGTAATCTGAGTGTGCGTGCTATGGGTTTGTTTTCCATGTGGATTTATTGCTGAATTGTTGTACTGTTATATTGCTATTTTAAACTGCCAGCTCTAAAACAATTTAACAATAGCGCAATTAAACTGTTACAAATTATTTAATTCTAATTTCATAATCCATTCTAGCTTGTATACCCGTATTGCTTATTGCTTTTTGCATTTGCTTGTACAATACATAGTTTTCGCCAAACTCTTTTTTAGCATAATAAGCGCTCACATTATCTTTGGCAGCACCTAAAAATTCTTTCAATGGATCAATTTTTTCTGGATATTCCACTACTTTGTAATCCTTTAGTTTTGCTTTTTTAGCGGCAGAAGCTACTGCGTCTTTGAAACTTCCTAATCTATCTGCCAGCCCATTTTTAACGGCATCGGTACCAATCCAAACTCGGCCGCCACCCAAGCTGTCTACTTGCGTTTTGGTTTTCTTTCTACCATCTGCCACTTTAGTAATAAAAGTGTTGTAGATATTGTTTACGCCTTTTTGTATCATTGCTCTTTCGGCAGGTGTTAATGGGCGGTTGCTGCTCATAATATCAGCATATTGGCCAGTTTTTACACCATCAAAAGTTAATCCCAATTTATTATTAAACAACTCTTGGAAATTGAGGATTACCCCAAAAACACCAATAGAACCAGTAATGGTATTAGGTTGTACAAAAATGCTATCAGCAGCGCAACCAATATAATATCCGCCAGATGCGGCTACATCTCCAAAAGAAGCAATTACGGGTTTTGCTTTTTTGCTCAGTACCATTTCTCTCCAAATTACATCAGAAGCTAAAGCGCTACCGCCTCCAGAATTTACGCGAAGTACAATGGCTTTAACATCATCATCTAAACGGGCTTTTCTAATGGCACGAGAAATGCGCTCAGAACCAATTTGTTCATCAGAGCCTTCGCCACCAACAATATCGCCGTTGGCATAAATTACAGCTACTTTGTTTTTAGAACTAGATTCGCCTTCGGTACTTAAACTTTTGATATAATCGTTGATGCTTAACGAGTTAATGTCTTTCTTCTTGTCTGTTCCGGTAATGTTTCTTAGCTCGTCTAAAATTTCATCCTTATATTTTAAGCCATCTACCATTTTGTAAGCCAAAGCATCTTTAGGTAATTGGATTTTATATTGATCGGCAATTTGCCACAAGCTGTCTTTTTCTATTTTACGGGTTTGCGAAATACCAGTTAAAAAAGTATCGTATAAGCCGTTCACATAAGCGGTTACCTGTTGGCGGTTATAATCGCTCATTTTAGTGTTAATCAACGGTTCTACAGCACTTTTGTAATTTCCTACACGTATAATCTGCGCTTCAATTCCTAATTTTTCTAAGGCACCCTTAAAAAACATCAAATTAGAGCTAAAACCTTTAAATTCTAGTTCTCCCTCTGGGTTTAAATAAACTTTGTTAGCTGCCGAAGCCAAATAATAAGCGCCTTGAGAGTAAACTTCGCTGTAAGCAATTACTGGTTTTTTGCTTTTCTTGAAATCAATGATCGCATTTCTAACTTCAAGCATAGTTGCCATGCCTGCGTTTGGAGCGCTTACATTAATATAAACGGCTTGTATGTTCTCGTCGGTTTGTGCTTTTTTAAGGGCTCTAATTACATCGTTAAAACCTATACTTTTATCGCTGGCACCGCCAAATAAACTACCAAACGACCCCTCTGGTGTACGTTCTATAATGGCTTGGTCTAGGTTAAGAAATAACACGGAGTTTTTCTTAACTACCGTTTCACTTTCGCTTCCAATAGACGAAATCATCCCCACAAATACTACAAAAAACAGGATGCCCAAAATAACTGCCGAAATGACAATACCGAATACGGTAGCGAAAACATATTTGAAAAATTCTTTCATAAGTTTTAATAACGTTTAATTTGTAAATATAAAAAATGCATTGTGATATACGGCAATTAAGCTAAACAAGCGCAATAAATACAATGCTTTTAGCTAAACAAAAAGTATATGGAATTAGAGCATCAAAATGCTTATTTGTTACTGGGTACTAATTTAGGCGATAGGGCTGATAACTTAAGAAATGCCATTGCGCTGATAAGCAATGAGGTAGGGGATGTTTTTGCTGCCTCTGGTGTATATGAAACAGCTGCTTGGGGCAAGACAGATCAGCCTAATTTTTTAAACCAGGCCATTGGTGTACAAACACATTTGCAGCCGCTTACTTTGCTTAGCACTTTGTTGGGCATTGAGCAGCAAATGGGAAGAGTAAGGTTAGAACGCTGGGGCGAGCGTTTAATTGATATAGATATTATTTTTTATGCCGATTTGATTTTTTCGAACAATGATTTGCATGTGCCTCATCCTGAAATGCATAGGCGCAGATTTGTGTTAGAGCCGCTAAATGAAATTGCAAAAGATTTCATTCATCCGGTGTTAAAAGAAAAAGTTTCGAGCATTTTATTTAACTTGACCGATAAATTAACTGTCGAAAAAATATAACAAAGTGCAAGTATGATCAACTTAACTAAGAGTAAAGAAGATTTAGATTTATCCTATTTAAGAGAAATGTCTGGCGATAGCGCCGAATTTATGATTGAAATGTTGGACACCTTGGTAGAACAGATACCTTTATATATGGAGGATTTGCAAAAAGCTGTAGATGCCCAAGATTGGAAAGCTGTTTCTGAATTTGCACATAAAGTAAAGCCAACTTTTTATTACGTAGGTAGAGAAGATGTGAGAGATTATGTACAGGTGATTGAGCGTAATGCAAAAGAAGGTGTAGGTTTGGCAATTATTCCGTCTGCACTTGCCGAAATTAAAGCCGAATTAACGGTTATTTTAACACAAGTGGCAAAATCTAGAACTGAATTAGAGCGGCAGCTTTAAAGCAGTGCTTATAATTGGCTATATGTTGGCAGCTCTTCTACTAGCTTAAATGCCTTGTTATGATGGTCTATTTCTGCATAATAGTGGTTTAAGCCATTGGTAATTGCTAACCATTTTGCTTTATATACAGCATTGTATCTTGCAGCTTGGTCAAAAGTTGCTTGCGTGATATTTACTGATGGCGCTTTACATTCTATAACCATTAGCTTTTCTCCGCTTTGGGTGTAAACTAAAATATCACTACGTTTTTTGGTTTGGTTTAAACTTAAACCTCCTTCAATTTGCATTAAAGTTGGTGGAAACTGTTTTTCGCTAATCAAATATTTGATAAAATGTTGGCGCACCCATTCTTCGGGTGTAAGAACCAAGTGCTTTTTTCTGGCTTCGTCAAATATGTAATAAAGCCCATCCCTTTGGGTAATTTTAAATGGATAAAAGGGTAGGTTAAGCGGAGTAGGGTTAAACATGGAGGGGTAAAGTTAAAAGTTAAAGTAGAAAGTTAAAAGTATATAGAGAGAAAGCAAAAATTAGCTACTACAGCAGACAAATCTAAAATCGTAAATCTAAAATCGTAATTTTGAAGTATGAGTGCCGAGGATATCATCAAGGATTTAAAAGCTAGAAAATTTAAACCAGTTTACCTGTTGCAGGGCGAAGAGCCTTATTACATTGATCAGATTGTAGATTACATGGAAAAGCATGTATTGTCTGATGGGGAAAAAGGTTTCAATCAAACCGTTCTTTATGGTAAGGATACGGATATGGCTACCATCATGAATGCGGCAAAGCGTTATCCAATGATGTCTGAATATCAGCTGATTATTGTTAAGGAAGCCCAAGATTTAAAATTGGGAAACGAGGGAGCGAGTAAAGAAGCCGATTTTACTTTAGCTTACTTTGAAAAGCCTTTGCCCAGCACTATTTTGGTTTTAGCTTATAAATATGCCAATTTCGATAAGCGGAAGAAGATTTACAAAGCCATCAATAGCAATGGGCTGGTTTTTCAGAGTGATCCGGTAAGAGATTATAAGTTGATGCCGTGGATAGAGGAGCATATCAAAAGCAAGGGCTATAAAATAGATCCGCAAGCTGCTGCATTAATGGCAGAGTATTTAGGAACAGATCTTTCTAAAATTGCCAACGAAGTAGAAAAATTGTGTTTAAATATTGATAAAAGCACTACGATACAGACTGATCATATCCAACGTAATATTGGTATTAGTAAAGAGTACAATGTCTTCGAATTGCAGAAAGCTTTGGCTACCCGAAATGTGTTGAAGAGCAATCAGATTATCAACTATTTTGCTGGTAACCCCAAAGCCAACCCAATGATTATGGTAATGGCCAACCTTAATTCTTATTTCTCTAAGATATTAAAGTATCATTATTTGCCTAATAAAAACGATGCCGCTAGAGAGTTAGGAGTAAGTCCGTATTTTGTTAAAGATTATGAAACAGCTGCACGTACATTTAGTGCAGGTAAAACCTTTGATATTATTAGTTTGCTGAGGGAATACGATTTGAAAAGCAAAGGCTTGGATAGTACGGGTAACATAGCTGATGGCGATTTGTTGAAAGAACTGGTGTTTAAGATTTTACATTAAGTTTTTTTAGCTACTGATGCACAGATTATTTGCTTCTTTTAGTAAATTCTGCAGTGTAGCAATAATTTATTCATCTACTGCTCAAATTTTCTAAAATATTGCCTGCCAAATTTGTGCATCCCGATTTTTCCTATCGTGTGGACACAAGTCCGAGGGTTTGTCGTCATTCCCGCGTAGGCGGGAATCTTAAAGCGATTAAAGGTTATGTCCATTGCATTAAGATTCCCGTTTTCACGGGAATGACGCGTGATTCATAAGAAAGAGCAAAAGATGTGTCCACACGATAGGATTTTTAGGGACAATGCTGAGGGTAATATATTTCTTCGTCTTGTAACTAAGAAGTTATATC from Pedobacter sp. SL55 includes these protein-coding regions:
- a CDS encoding AMP nucleosidase; this translates as MNEEKDVKKDEEIVKKAKRVKEVETPVRKGLKTKEDIVKNWLPRYTGRPLDEFGQYILLTNFSKYVSLFSEWNDNAPIYGLDKPMQSVTANGITIINFGMGSPLAATMMDLLTAIQPKAVLFLGKCGGLKKKNQIGDLILPIAAIRGEGTSNDYLPAEVPALPAFALQKAISTTIRDHSRDYWTGTCYTTNRRVWEHDKEFKKYLKSLRAMAVDMETATVFTTGFANKIPTGALLLVSDQPMIPEGVKTTESDSSVTANYVETHLRIGIDSLKQLINGGLTVKHLQF
- the folK gene encoding 2-amino-4-hydroxy-6-hydroxymethyldihydropteridine diphosphokinase — encoded protein: MELEHQNAYLLLGTNLGDRADNLRNAIALISNEVGDVFAASGVYETAAWGKTDQPNFLNQAIGVQTHLQPLTLLSTLLGIEQQMGRVRLERWGERLIDIDIIFYADLIFSNNDLHVPHPEMHRRRFVLEPLNEIAKDFIHPVLKEKVSSILFNLTDKLTVEKI
- a CDS encoding type I restriction enzyme HsdR N-terminal domain-containing protein, coding for MFNPTPLNLPFYPFKITQRDGLYYIFDEARKKHLVLTPEEWVRQHFIKYLISEKQFPPTLMQIEGGLSLNQTKKRSDILVYTQSGEKLMVIECKAPSVNITQATFDQAARYNAVYKAKWLAITNGLNHYYAEIDHHNKAFKLVEELPTYSQL
- a CDS encoding Hpt domain-containing protein, which produces MINLTKSKEDLDLSYLREMSGDSAEFMIEMLDTLVEQIPLYMEDLQKAVDAQDWKAVSEFAHKVKPTFYYVGREDVRDYVQVIERNAKEGVGLAIIPSALAEIKAELTVILTQVAKSRTELERQL
- a CDS encoding SixA phosphatase family protein; the encoded protein is MKQLFVIRHAKSDWGDFSLKDFDRPLNKRGHHNAPEMVARFVAKGLKPDVMVSSPALRALTTAKYFATGWQLKAEQLSTNPSIYEADTKTLLQVINRFNDDFNSIALFGHNPGLTNLVNYLTDGQIANMPTCSAVVIEFPFDEWKLISSNTGNLVLFDYPKSGMD
- the sppA gene encoding signal peptide peptidase SppA, whose translation is MKEFFKYVFATVFGIVISAVILGILFFVVFVGMISSIGSESETVVKKNSVLFLNLDQAIIERTPEGSFGSLFGGASDKSIGFNDVIRALKKAQTDENIQAVYINVSAPNAGMATMLEVRNAIIDFKKSKKPVIAYSEVYSQGAYYLASAANKVYLNPEGELEFKGFSSNLMFFKGALEKLGIEAQIIRVGNYKSAVEPLINTKMSDYNRQQVTAYVNGLYDTFLTGISQTRKIEKDSLWQIADQYKIQLPKDALAYKMVDGLKYKDEILDELRNITGTDKKKDINSLSINDYIKSLSTEGESSSKNKVAVIYANGDIVGGEGSDEQIGSERISRAIRKARLDDDVKAIVLRVNSGGGSALASDVIWREMVLSKKAKPVIASFGDVAASGGYYIGCAADSIFVQPNTITGSIGVFGVILNFQELFNNKLGLTFDGVKTGQYADIMSSNRPLTPAERAMIQKGVNNIYNTFITKVADGRKKTKTQVDSLGGGRVWIGTDAVKNGLADRLGSFKDAVASAAKKAKLKDYKVVEYPEKIDPLKEFLGAAKDNVSAYYAKKEFGENYVLYKQMQKAISNTGIQARMDYEIRIK
- a CDS encoding DNA polymerase/3'-5' exonuclease PolX; the encoded protein is MENKPIARTLRLLSQLMELHNENPFKIKSVANAAFKIDKLPFAISSKPISEIDKIDGVGKSIAAKVVELLETGTIVELETLLSQTPPGIVEMLAIKGIGPKKIGIIWNDLHIESIGELYYACNENRLIEAKGFGLKTQEEIKKVIEFKMAASGKFLYAQAEPIVNDLHEKLSVWLTQIDHECLFAVAGEYRRLCEIIEEVVLVVGPETPDIIATELINLELGFVEASPNIFSTQLENGLNIKLFIVPKINFYLDYFRLTGSETHVDQVLALAGDHPFKNEEEIYAKAGLDFIAPELREGLNEVQLAKEHQLPILITDSDLKGSLHNHSDWSDGVHTLEEMALYCRDVLKLDYLGMCDHSKSAFYANGLNEQRVYAQHQQINELNQKLAPFKIFKGIESDILYDGSLDYSDDILKTFDFVVASVHTQLKMTEEKATERLLKAIENPYTTILGHPTGRLLLSRKGYEIDYKKVIDACAANGVVIEINANPLRLDLDWRWHRYALEKGVLLAINPDAHRKEGFLDMRYGVMVARKGGLTAEKCLNAFSLTEITDFFASKKP
- the clpX gene encoding ATP-dependent Clp protease ATP-binding subunit ClpX, with the translated sequence MARQSKDSHCSFCGTPKSETLMLIEGLDAYICDKCVTQANVLLAQELGSKKGKAFDESFKLLKPAEIKAHLDQYVIGQYDAKKVLSVAVYNHYKRLSQKIDKDEVEIEKSNIMLVGETGTGKTLLAKTIAKILHVPFCIVDATVLTEAGYVGEDVESILTRLLQAADYDVASAERGIVYIDEVDKVARKSDNPSITRDVSGEGVQQALLKILEGTIVNVPPQGGRKHPDQKMIAVNTNNILFICGGAFDGIERKIANRLRTQAVGYKVKKEEADIDFKNLYKYITPQDLKSFGLIPELIGRIPVLTHLVPLDKAALRNILTEPKNSLTKQYVKLFNYENVKLKFDDEVLEFIVDKAMEFKLGARGLRSICESIMLDAMYDTPSETDVKELEITLAYAKEKFEKSDFKKLKAA
- the holA gene encoding DNA polymerase III subunit delta produces the protein MSAEDIIKDLKARKFKPVYLLQGEEPYYIDQIVDYMEKHVLSDGEKGFNQTVLYGKDTDMATIMNAAKRYPMMSEYQLIIVKEAQDLKLGNEGASKEADFTLAYFEKPLPSTILVLAYKYANFDKRKKIYKAINSNGLVFQSDPVRDYKLMPWIEEHIKSKGYKIDPQAAALMAEYLGTDLSKIANEVEKLCLNIDKSTTIQTDHIQRNIGISKEYNVFELQKALATRNVLKSNQIINYFAGNPKANPMIMVMANLNSYFSKILKYHYLPNKNDAARELGVSPYFVKDYETAARTFSAGKTFDIISLLREYDLKSKGLDSTGNIADGDLLKELVFKILH